A genome region from Euphorbia lathyris chromosome 4, ddEupLath1.1, whole genome shotgun sequence includes the following:
- the LOC136227115 gene encoding 18.1 kDa class I heat shock protein-like — translation MALSLGGRRSNIFDPFSLDIWDPFEGFGPIFTGAPSNALSSGERETAAVAATRVDWKETPEAHIFTVDLPGMKKEEVKVEVQDGRVLQICGERTREQEDKNDKWHRVERSSGKFMRRFRLPENAKMDEVKATMENGVLKVAVPKEEEKRPEVKSIQISG, via the coding sequence ATGGCTTTAAGTCTCGGAGGAAGAAGAAGCAACATCTTCGATCCATTCTCACTAGACATATGGGATCCATTTGAAGGTTTCGGCCCTATCTTCACCGGAGCACCTTCAAACGCCCTCAGCTCCGGCGAAAGAGAAACAGCAGCGGtagccgcgacacgcgtggacTGGAAGGAGACACCGGAGGCTCATATATTCACAGTAGATCTTCCAGGGATGAAGAAAGAGGAAGTGAAAGTGGAGGTTCAAGATGGAAGAGTGTTGCAGATATGTGGAGAAAGAACCAGAGAACAAGAAGACAAGAATGATAAATGGCACCGTGTTGAGAGGAGTTCGGGGAAGTTTATGAGGAGGTTTAGGTTGCCGGAAAATGCGAAGATGGATGAGGTTAAGGCGACTATGGAGAATGGTGTGCTTAAAGTAGCTGTGCCTAAGGAGGAAGAGAAGAGGCCTGAAGTTAAGTCTATTCAAATCTCTGGTTGA